The Acidicapsa acidisoli genome window below encodes:
- a CDS encoding DsbA family protein, translating to MIRLPLRRSNTAALAIAAFLALPASSTLLAQTDVPAAPTQSGPVTGPTFPKPDPATDFTADSPTRAQVEAFLQASWGYDTNRVFQVQRIVKTVIPGISNVTILVGEKGRKETGALQFFALADGKHIITGNEILPFGDHPYAENRSVLVNRAEGPTRGAAAKDLEIVEFADFQCPHCKDAQPTIEKLVTDFPNAHFVFENLPLPQHPQAFQAAAYGVCVAKMGGDKAFFDYSAAVFDGQAGLSTNEGATLTLNSAVSKAGQDPEKVADCAKTPATKATIDAGVKLAQDLNVNQTPFMFVNGRPTPLAGLDYNMLKQMIAYHVANDGAAK from the coding sequence TTGATTCGTTTACCGCTTCGCCGCAGCAACACCGCTGCATTGGCAATCGCTGCATTCCTCGCCCTGCCCGCGTCTTCAACGCTCTTGGCGCAAACCGACGTGCCCGCCGCTCCCACGCAATCTGGCCCGGTTACCGGCCCTACCTTCCCCAAGCCTGACCCGGCCACCGATTTCACCGCGGATTCTCCCACCAGGGCCCAGGTTGAAGCGTTCTTGCAGGCATCGTGGGGTTATGACACTAATCGCGTCTTTCAGGTCCAGCGCATCGTCAAGACCGTCATTCCCGGTATCAGCAATGTCACCATCCTGGTAGGGGAAAAAGGCCGCAAAGAGACCGGAGCACTCCAGTTCTTCGCGCTGGCCGACGGAAAACACATCATCACAGGCAACGAGATTCTACCCTTCGGCGACCATCCATATGCAGAGAATCGCAGCGTCCTGGTCAATCGCGCCGAAGGCCCCACGCGCGGCGCAGCCGCCAAGGATCTGGAGATCGTGGAGTTCGCTGATTTTCAGTGCCCGCACTGCAAAGACGCCCAACCGACCATCGAAAAGCTCGTCACCGACTTCCCCAATGCCCACTTCGTCTTTGAGAATCTTCCCTTGCCACAGCATCCGCAGGCCTTCCAGGCTGCTGCCTACGGAGTCTGCGTAGCCAAAATGGGCGGAGACAAAGCTTTCTTTGATTATTCCGCGGCAGTGTTTGACGGGCAGGCCGGTCTCTCCACGAATGAGGGAGCGACGCTGACCCTCAATAGCGCCGTCTCCAAGGCGGGCCAGGACCCAGAAAAGGTTGCAGACTGCGCCAAGACGCCCGCAACCAAAGCGACCATCGATGCGGGAGTCAAACTCGCGCAGGATCTGAATGTGAACCAGACCCCGTTCATGTTCGTCAATGGCCGCCCGACGCCTCTCGCCGGCCTTGATTACAACATGCTCAAGCAGATGATCGCTTACCACGTCGCGAACGATGGTGCAGCGAAGTAG
- a CDS encoding NAD+ synthase, with protein MKIALAQINPTVGDFAGNIAKIISASQRAAGSGARLTVFSELVICGYPPADLLDKPSFLARCASAVEELRRATASLPTAVLVGVALPAPAGSGKRAVNAAVLLDKGHVLLEQHKMLLPFYDVFDEQRYFAPATSQRVIEFEGERLAVTICEDAWNDKNFWPDRLYPVDPVENLMHQKPTILINISASPFWHGKRQIRQRMLSTISHVYKIPVFLCNQVGGNDSLIFDGSSFALAADGTLLAEAASFREDIVMADSRIPSDRPLIVTGSEATEETEAAYEALVLGTRDYVLKTGFRKVLLGLSGGIDSALVAAIAVDALGAENVLGVGMPSHYSSTGSVEDSRKLAANLGIRFETLPIADLFQQFSHALEGLFSGREHDLTEENLQSRIRGVLLMALSNKFSSLVLTTGNKSEMAVGYCTLYGDMVGALAVIGDLVKTRVYALSRWVNRNGEVIPEAILTKAPSAELRPDQKDTDSLPPYDVLDPILEAYVERYETTAQIVSAYGFTPAIVEQVVRLVERTEYKRQQAAPVLKVTPKSFGMGRRFPIAARVQV; from the coding sequence GTGAAGATAGCGCTCGCCCAGATCAACCCCACGGTTGGGGACTTCGCCGGAAACATCGCAAAGATTATCAGCGCCAGTCAGCGCGCAGCCGGCTCTGGAGCGCGGCTGACCGTTTTCTCCGAATTGGTGATCTGCGGCTATCCGCCTGCCGACCTGCTCGACAAGCCCAGCTTTCTTGCTCGATGCGCCTCGGCTGTCGAGGAGCTGCGGCGTGCCACTGCGTCTCTGCCCACTGCGGTTCTCGTCGGAGTCGCCCTGCCAGCGCCAGCCGGATCGGGGAAGCGGGCCGTCAATGCTGCGGTTTTGCTCGACAAGGGGCACGTCCTTCTGGAACAGCACAAGATGCTGCTGCCCTTCTACGACGTCTTCGATGAGCAACGATATTTCGCGCCCGCGACCAGCCAGCGCGTGATCGAATTCGAAGGCGAACGCCTCGCCGTCACCATCTGCGAAGACGCCTGGAATGACAAGAACTTCTGGCCGGACAGACTTTACCCGGTCGACCCCGTCGAAAATCTGATGCACCAGAAGCCTACCATCCTCATCAACATCTCGGCTTCTCCTTTCTGGCATGGTAAGCGTCAGATTCGCCAGCGAATGCTCTCTACGATTTCGCACGTTTATAAGATCCCCGTTTTCCTCTGTAATCAGGTCGGCGGCAACGACAGCCTTATCTTCGATGGGTCATCCTTTGCCCTCGCCGCCGATGGCACCCTGCTCGCTGAGGCTGCATCGTTTCGCGAAGACATTGTCATGGCGGATAGCCGCATTCCGTCGGATCGGCCTTTGATCGTGACCGGAAGCGAAGCGACGGAGGAGACAGAAGCAGCTTACGAGGCGCTGGTCCTCGGGACTCGGGATTACGTCCTCAAGACCGGATTTCGCAAAGTTCTGCTTGGGTTGAGCGGCGGAATCGACTCGGCGCTTGTGGCCGCAATTGCCGTGGATGCATTGGGCGCGGAAAACGTACTCGGCGTCGGTATGCCAAGCCATTATTCCTCCACCGGCTCGGTCGAGGACAGTCGCAAACTCGCAGCCAACCTGGGCATACGATTCGAAACTCTGCCCATAGCAGATCTGTTTCAGCAGTTTTCTCATGCTCTGGAGGGCCTGTTCTCAGGTCGAGAGCACGATCTGACCGAGGAGAACCTGCAATCGCGCATCCGTGGAGTTCTGTTGATGGCGCTCTCCAACAAGTTCTCTTCGCTGGTTTTGACCACCGGGAACAAGTCAGAGATGGCGGTCGGCTACTGCACCCTTTACGGCGATATGGTGGGAGCGCTCGCCGTCATCGGCGATCTGGTCAAGACCCGTGTCTACGCGCTCAGCCGCTGGGTCAACCGAAATGGAGAGGTAATTCCTGAAGCGATCCTGACCAAAGCGCCTTCGGCTGAATTGCGGCCGGATCAGAAGGATACTGACTCGTTGCCGCCGTATGACGTTCTCGATCCCATTCTCGAAGCCTATGTGGAGCGCTATGAAACCACTGCTCAGATCGTTTCTGCATACGGTTTTACCCCAGCCATCGTCGAACAGGTAGTACGCCTTGTCGAGCGAACGGAGTACAAACGTCAGCAGGCGGCGCCCGTCCTGAAAGTTACCCCGAAGTCCTTCGGCATGGGACGCAGGTTTCCCATAGCCGCCCGCGTTCAGGTATAA
- a CDS encoding c-type cytochrome, which translates to MRSKQLLVAGLLALAFICNGCHKPSAENGALLFRKNCAECHTDRPDRAKNAPSLTGYFAREPQPGIEQTRQRILNGGRFMPPFRERLSRSEIDDLIAFLKNQ; encoded by the coding sequence GTGCGATCGAAACAGCTCCTCGTTGCCGGTTTGCTCGCGCTGGCATTCATTTGCAACGGATGCCACAAGCCTTCCGCGGAGAATGGCGCCCTGCTCTTCCGCAAGAACTGCGCCGAGTGTCACACAGACCGCCCGGACCGTGCGAAGAACGCGCCGTCGCTCACTGGGTACTTCGCACGGGAGCCGCAGCCTGGAATCGAGCAGACGCGGCAACGAATCCTGAACGGAGGACGGTTTATGCCGCCGTTTCGGGAACGATTGTCCCGAAGCGAGATCGACGACCTGATCGCTTTTCTGAAGAATCAGTGA
- a CDS encoding sugar transferase, with product MSAAPPPSPLEWSDGNTASQQRTARGSAGMWMILDAFTVFGAAWVAAIIELHTSPIAGMRGFWRGTLIRGQSMGILTALIIGFTITLIATSRSLHLYTPTRLTNHLHEQRLSVQACLVSGLLLTGTLYLIKAEEIPRSVVMLTIVLLTISLSARRLVFRALLYQRFERGMNTRNVIIVGTGAEAHALRHHLQSIRQLGYNFKGFVNVPGVDTQLAGTTGDVLGTLDSLFDYARKHFVDEIFFTSPCERGVIKGVLDQARLHGIDLRVVPDMYDGLAWNSTIEYIGQFPTIPLHRGHVPEVGLILKRLLDITVATIALVAFAPILLAIAIAVRLDSPGPILYTSERIGKKARVFKCIKFRTMVRDADRRRAEILHMNEREGILFKMSNDPRITKVGRFLRKYSLDGLPQFFNVLLGDMSVVGPRPPIASEVRQYNLSHLRRLDVTPGITGLWQVQARQDPSFDSYISLDVAYIENWSVWLDIKIILRTIGVVFAGTGS from the coding sequence GTGTCCGCTGCACCCCCGCCATCTCCTCTCGAATGGAGCGACGGAAATACCGCAAGCCAGCAGCGAACTGCCCGTGGCAGCGCTGGCATGTGGATGATTCTGGATGCCTTTACCGTTTTCGGCGCCGCGTGGGTCGCGGCAATTATAGAGCTGCATACCAGCCCGATTGCTGGGATGCGGGGGTTTTGGCGCGGGACGCTTATCCGTGGCCAATCCATGGGCATTCTGACGGCCCTGATCATCGGGTTCACGATCACCCTCATCGCGACAAGCCGCAGTCTGCATCTCTATACACCCACGCGGCTTACCAATCATCTCCATGAGCAGCGCCTGAGCGTGCAAGCCTGCCTGGTCTCCGGACTTCTGTTGACCGGCACGCTGTATCTGATTAAAGCTGAAGAAATTCCGCGCAGCGTCGTGATGCTCACCATCGTGCTGCTGACCATTTCCCTGAGTGCACGCCGCCTTGTCTTCCGCGCGCTCCTGTACCAGCGTTTCGAGCGCGGCATGAATACCCGCAACGTCATCATTGTGGGTACCGGAGCCGAAGCGCACGCCCTCCGGCATCACCTGCAAAGCATTCGCCAACTGGGCTACAACTTCAAGGGCTTCGTCAATGTCCCTGGAGTCGACACGCAGCTTGCCGGCACCACCGGCGATGTTCTCGGTACCCTGGACAGCCTTTTCGACTATGCCCGCAAGCACTTCGTCGATGAGATTTTCTTTACATCGCCTTGCGAACGCGGCGTCATCAAGGGCGTTCTCGACCAGGCGCGTCTCCACGGCATCGATCTCCGGGTAGTGCCCGATATGTACGACGGGCTGGCTTGGAACAGCACCATCGAATACATCGGCCAGTTTCCCACCATTCCTCTGCATCGCGGCCATGTTCCCGAAGTGGGCCTGATCCTAAAGCGCCTGCTGGATATCACCGTGGCAACGATTGCGCTGGTCGCCTTTGCTCCGATTCTTCTGGCGATCGCTATCGCCGTCCGGCTGGATTCACCGGGCCCGATTCTGTATACCTCGGAACGTATCGGCAAAAAGGCGCGCGTCTTCAAGTGCATCAAATTCCGGACCATGGTCCGCGATGCCGACCGCCGGCGCGCGGAGATCCTGCACATGAACGAGCGAGAGGGCATTCTCTTCAAGATGTCCAACGACCCGCGGATCACAAAGGTCGGTCGCTTTTTGCGCAAGTATTCTCTGGACGGACTACCCCAGTTCTTCAACGTGCTGCTTGGCGACATGAGCGTCGTGGGTCCCAGACCGCCGATCGCTAGCGAGGTTCGGCAGTACAACCTGTCCCATCTGCGGCGTCTCGACGTTACCCCTGGAATCACGGGCCTCTGGCAGGTTCAGGCGCGTCAGGACCCTTCGTTTGACAGTTACATCTCGCTGGATGTCGCTTACATCGAAAACTGGAGCGTCTGGCTCGATATCAAGATCATCCTCCGCACCATCGGGGTGGTCTTCGCCGGAACGGGCTCCTGA
- a CDS encoding ABC transporter ATP-binding protein, which produces MSDATRPEPANSDDSDANQPSLLDELNELQSPTTVSELEIASASASALISEAVAEAQANGKSVPEPTPPPFIDFDQVSIAFGDRKILDKVSFHVGRGQTLCILGRSGVGKSVSLRILLGFLKADSGSIRVDGQEISTLGESGLQEIRKHVTMVFQNGALFDSLSVGENIAFPLREKGGLFEDQIQQLVTRLLNLVGAGETANLLPSSLSTGQKRCIAIARALAAQPEAILYDEPTTMVDPIMGRSIGDLIQRLKLQLGITSIVVTHDMRFAIRLADLVLFLDSGTARFFGTIHDFLECPDPHVQQFFTLDEYALPQPHNG; this is translated from the coding sequence GTGAGCGATGCGACGAGACCAGAACCCGCCAACTCAGACGATTCCGATGCCAATCAACCGTCTCTGCTCGACGAATTGAACGAACTCCAGTCTCCGACCACGGTCTCGGAACTGGAAATTGCCAGCGCGTCCGCATCCGCTTTGATTTCAGAGGCCGTTGCCGAGGCGCAGGCCAACGGAAAATCCGTTCCTGAACCAACCCCACCTCCATTTATTGACTTCGACCAGGTCTCGATCGCCTTCGGGGACCGCAAGATCCTCGACAAAGTCAGCTTCCACGTCGGTCGCGGCCAAACCCTTTGTATTCTTGGCCGTAGCGGGGTAGGGAAGTCCGTTTCCCTGCGTATTCTGCTGGGTTTTCTCAAAGCTGATTCCGGTTCTATCCGGGTAGATGGCCAGGAAATCTCAACGCTCGGGGAGAGCGGATTGCAGGAGATCCGAAAGCATGTCACGATGGTTTTCCAAAACGGCGCTCTTTTCGACTCCTTGTCCGTCGGCGAAAACATCGCCTTCCCCCTGCGCGAAAAAGGAGGCCTGTTCGAGGATCAGATTCAACAACTTGTGACCCGGCTCCTGAACCTCGTCGGTGCGGGAGAAACGGCAAATCTCCTGCCCTCCAGCCTGTCGACCGGGCAGAAACGCTGTATCGCCATTGCCAGGGCGCTGGCTGCTCAGCCAGAGGCCATTCTTTACGACGAACCCACCACGATGGTTGATCCCATCATGGGGCGCAGCATCGGCGACCTGATCCAGCGGCTCAAACTCCAACTTGGCATCACAAGCATCGTCGTCACCCACGACATGCGATTTGCTATCCGCCTTGCCGACCTTGTCCTGTTCTTGGATTCCGGAACGGCGCGGTTTTTCGGGACAATTCACGACTTCCTCGAATGCCCCGATCCTCATGTTCAGCAGTTCTTCACTCTCGACGAGTATGCACTTCCGCAGCCCCATAACGGCTGA
- the mobA gene encoding molybdenum cofactor guanylyltransferase, which yields MLTAQSIDAEGFILAGGHSSRMGSDKALVLFGGIPLVRVALNTFAEAGLSARIAGSRSALGAFAEEVPDAFPESGPMGGIHAGLRVSRAEWNLFLPVDLPLMPSSLLACMMRRALLTGAPVTVARLSGRMEPFPVVLHTDILPHIARRLEEGSSACHKAWRTIPEELGRFLDAVSVESLIQCGHCRHPLGLPPVLWFQSTNSPSELAQLNRIFAKRSSICA from the coding sequence ATGTTGACGGCACAATCTATTGACGCGGAAGGCTTTATCCTGGCCGGGGGCCATTCCTCACGCATGGGTTCGGACAAAGCTTTGGTTCTGTTCGGCGGCATCCCGCTCGTTCGGGTTGCCCTGAATACCTTTGCGGAGGCCGGATTGTCCGCACGAATCGCCGGTTCGCGCAGCGCCCTGGGCGCCTTCGCAGAGGAAGTGCCGGATGCCTTCCCCGAATCCGGGCCGATGGGCGGGATACACGCGGGATTGCGCGTTTCCCGGGCCGAGTGGAATCTCTTCCTGCCGGTCGATCTGCCACTCATGCCGTCCTCGCTGCTTGCATGCATGATGCGCCGAGCGTTACTCACCGGAGCGCCAGTCACTGTGGCCCGGCTAAGCGGCCGAATGGAGCCATTTCCGGTCGTTTTGCATACGGACATCTTGCCCCATATCGCGCGCCGGCTGGAAGAAGGCAGTTCAGCGTGCCACAAGGCGTGGCGGACGATTCCGGAGGAGCTTGGGAGGTTCCTGGACGCTGTCTCCGTCGAGAGTCTGATCCAGTGCGGCCATTGCCGCCATCCGCTGGGTCTGCCGCCGGTTCTTTGGTTTCAAAGCACCAACTCTCCCTCGGAACTGGCGCAGTTGAACCGAATTTTCGCTAAACGCTCTTCCATCTGCGCGTGA